Proteins found in one Mucilaginibacter gracilis genomic segment:
- the ffh gene encoding signal recognition particle protein — protein MFENLSDKLDRAFKVLKGQGTITEINVAETMKEIRKALLDADVNYKTAKAFTDDVRQKAIGQNVLTTISPGQLLTKIMNDELTELMGGATAELSFPATPTIILIAGLNGAGKTTFTGKLANFLKTQKGKKPLLVAGDVYRPAAIEQLKVLGEQIGVPVYANMESKDPISIAREGVALAKQNGNNVVIVDTAGRLSIDEAMMVEIEQVKAALNPHEILFVVDSMTGQDAVNTAKVFNDRLDFTGVVLTKLDGDTRGGAALSIKSVVNKPIKFIGTGEKMDALDVFHPDRMASRILGMGDVISLVERAQQQFDEKQAAELQKKIRKNKFDFNDFYGQIQQIKKMGNMKDLMGMIPGVGKAMKDIEVDDNAFKSIEAIISSMTPFEKENPDSINQSRRNRIAKGSGTDLAEVNRLIKQFDDMRKVMKQMSNPAAMANMMKRMPKM, from the coding sequence ATGTTTGAAAATCTTTCGGATAAACTCGACAGGGCGTTTAAAGTACTAAAGGGCCAGGGAACAATTACAGAAATAAACGTGGCCGAAACCATGAAGGAAATTCGCAAAGCCCTTTTGGATGCCGACGTAAATTATAAAACAGCAAAAGCTTTTACCGATGATGTAAGGCAAAAAGCTATTGGGCAAAATGTGTTAACTACCATTTCGCCGGGGCAATTGCTTACTAAAATAATGAACGATGAGCTTACCGAGCTTATGGGTGGCGCTACCGCCGAACTGAGCTTTCCGGCTACGCCAACAATTATTTTAATTGCCGGCTTAAACGGTGCGGGTAAAACTACGTTTACCGGTAAACTCGCTAACTTTTTAAAAACCCAAAAAGGTAAAAAGCCTTTATTGGTTGCCGGCGACGTTTATCGCCCGGCGGCTATTGAGCAATTAAAGGTATTGGGCGAGCAAATTGGAGTTCCGGTTTATGCCAATATGGAATCTAAGGATCCGATAAGTATTGCCCGCGAAGGTGTGGCTCTTGCTAAACAAAACGGAAACAATGTGGTAATTGTGGATACCGCAGGCCGCTTATCTATTGATGAGGCCATGATGGTTGAAATTGAGCAGGTTAAAGCTGCGCTTAACCCGCACGAAATATTGTTTGTGGTTGACTCCATGACCGGCCAGGATGCCGTGAATACCGCCAAGGTATTTAACGACAGGCTTGATTTTACCGGCGTTGTATTAACCAAACTTGATGGCGATACACGCGGCGGTGCGGCTTTATCAATCAAATCGGTAGTTAACAAGCCCATTAAGTTTATTGGTACCGGCGAAAAAATGGATGCCCTTGATGTTTTCCACCCGGATAGGATGGCATCGCGGATATTGGGTATGGGCGACGTTATATCGCTTGTTGAGCGTGCCCAACAACAATTTGACGAGAAACAGGCTGCCGAGCTCCAGAAAAAGATACGGAAAAACAAATTTGACTTTAACGACTTTTACGGGCAAATACAGCAGATCAAAAAAATGGGTAACATGAAAGATTTGATGGGCATGATACCGGGCGTAGGCAAGGCCATGAAAGATATTGAAGTAGACGATAATGCTTTCAAATCAATCGAAGCCATCATCTCGTCCATGACACCTTTTGAAAAAGAAAACCCCGATAGCATTAACCAAAGCCGCCGCAACCGCATTGCCAAAGGCTCGGGCACAGATTTGGCCGAAGTTAACCGCCTTATTAAGCAGTTTGACGATATGCGCAAGGTGATGAAACAAATGAGCAACCCGGCAGCTATGGCCAATATGATGAAGCGTATGCCAAAAATGTAG
- a CDS encoding sensor histidine kinase, whose product MQETNSQAVLTIFVVVALLVLIAVIMLAIAVYYTNSKKRLIREKELLKVTYQQAILQAQFEIQDQTLRNVSQEIHDNIGQVLSYVSLSLDRATDLSDAQKNSLITESRTLVNQSMNDLRDLSKSFSLDNIISNGLTATVKAEVARLNKSRLIEARLDIDGEVYSIGEHQELVLFRIIQEFINNTLKHAKAKILVINLQFSADKLVLKLTDDGIGFDVKQKQNGSGLKNMHTRAGLIGAGAITTSSENEGTSLTISLKR is encoded by the coding sequence ATGCAGGAAACTAACAGTCAAGCAGTCTTAACCATATTTGTTGTTGTTGCCTTGTTGGTGTTAATTGCCGTAATTATGCTTGCTATAGCCGTTTATTACACCAACAGCAAAAAACGCCTGATACGCGAAAAAGAACTTTTAAAAGTTACCTACCAACAAGCTATTTTACAGGCCCAGTTTGAAATACAGGACCAAACCCTACGCAACGTTAGCCAGGAAATACACGATAACATTGGCCAGGTGTTATCATACGTATCCCTTAGCCTTGATAGGGCGACAGATTTAAGCGATGCGCAAAAAAATAGTTTGATAACCGAAAGCCGAACGCTCGTAAATCAATCAATGAATGATTTACGCGACTTATCCAAAAGTTTTAGTTTGGATAATATAATCAGCAACGGTTTAACAGCCACTGTTAAAGCCGAGGTTGCGCGCTTAAATAAAAGCCGCTTAATTGAAGCCCGTTTAGATATTGATGGCGAAGTTTATAGCATTGGCGAACATCAGGAACTGGTATTGTTCCGTATTATTCAGGAGTTTATTAACAATACCTTAAAGCACGCCAAAGCCAAAATTTTGGTTATCAACCTGCAATTTAGTGCTGATAAATTGGTACTTAAATTAACCGACGATGGTATTGGGTTTGATGTTAAACAAAAACAAAACGGCTCGGGCCTAAAAAACATGCACACCAGGGCCGGTTTAATTGGCGCCGGGGCAATAACCACCAGCAGCGAAAACGAGGGTACATCGTTAACCATCAGCCTTAAACGCTAA
- a CDS encoding PA0069 family radical SAM protein has protein sequence MSHEDNPEYFKGRGAQVNTHNKFLKNKYVLEHMEGLDEPMLQNGNTQIFEEHPKKIVSESNSPDLPFLSSINPYQGCEHGCIYCYARNTHEYYGFSAGLDFERKIIVKRNAAALLEEHFNKKNYQPTVIMLSGNTDCYQPIERKLKITRSLLEVFLKYKNPVSIITKNNLILRDIDILDSLAKLNLVHVNVSLNSLDEQLRQKLEPRTITASGRLAVIEKLSERNIPVRVMVAPIIPGLTSNEVPNIIKAAANRGALAAGFTIVRLNGSIGEIFTDWVEKAFPNRAEKILNMVASCHGGNLNDSRWGTRISGEGNIAESIHQLFKLACTRFLADRQMPEYNMQHFTPLKGKQTSLF, from the coding sequence ATGTCACATGAGGATAATCCGGAGTATTTTAAGGGACGGGGGGCGCAGGTAAATACGCACAACAAGTTTTTAAAAAACAAATATGTACTGGAGCACATGGAGGGGCTTGACGAACCTATGCTCCAAAACGGCAATACCCAGATATTTGAAGAACATCCTAAAAAAATTGTAAGCGAATCAAACAGTCCGGATTTGCCTTTTTTGAGTTCTATCAACCCCTACCAGGGTTGCGAGCATGGCTGCATTTACTGCTACGCACGCAACACGCACGAATACTATGGCTTTAGCGCGGGCTTAGATTTTGAACGCAAAATTATTGTAAAGCGAAATGCCGCCGCTTTGCTTGAAGAACATTTCAATAAAAAAAATTACCAGCCCACGGTAATTATGCTATCCGGCAATACCGATTGTTACCAACCCATTGAGCGGAAATTAAAAATAACCCGCTCATTGCTCGAAGTATTTTTGAAGTACAAAAACCCGGTAAGCATCATCACCAAAAACAATTTAATACTGCGCGATATTGATATTTTAGATAGCCTTGCCAAACTTAACCTGGTACATGTAAACGTATCGCTTAACTCGTTAGATGAGCAATTGCGCCAAAAGCTCGAACCGCGCACCATTACAGCAAGCGGGCGTTTAGCCGTTATCGAGAAATTATCAGAACGTAATATCCCCGTAAGGGTAATGGTGGCTCCAATTATTCCGGGTTTAACCAGCAACGAGGTACCCAATATTATTAAAGCTGCTGCTAACCGTGGTGCGCTGGCAGCAGGTTTTACTATTGTTAGGCTAAACGGTAGTATTGGCGAAATATTTACCGACTGGGTAGAAAAAGCTTTTCCGAACCGTGCCGAAAAAATTTTAAATATGGTGGCTTCCTGCCACGGTGGTAACTTAAATGATAGCCGTTGGGGAACCCGCATCAGCGGCGAAGGCAACATTGCCGAATCTATCCATCAGCTTTTTAAGCTTGCCTGCACCCGCTTTTTGGCGGATAGGCAAATGCCCGAGTATAATATGCAGCATTTTACCCCTTTAAAGGGAAAGCAAACATCGCTTTTTTAA
- a CDS encoding tetratricopeptide repeat protein, with protein sequence MFRKVLSIALVFVCFSSTVLANFDFNSNCIHAYKSILALRLNEGRLLIDKEKALHPQNAITTLLDNYYDFFLILTNENKAEFGKLKENKSIRINRLEDEDPNSPYYNFCIAQVNLQWALLHSHFGEYTTAGLEVNRAYRLLQSNNKKYPAFLPNGIPLGVVNVLLGSLPGGALKSILSFLGIKGDTQTGVKMLEQLSVDLPKSPYSYHYNELIYYLTYIQTDVVNNPFAYSKMLQMVTVADSTSLLTDYIRGYVALRTGHSAEAIGWLQNRHQGSDYLPYPYLDYLIGIAKMNREDTGANNYFYKFLQSNTGVNFIKDAYLHLAWKCLLEGDIHRYNGFIQFVKAKGYLFNDKDKQALDEANDTAPNLFLLRARLLCDGGFYARALAALKGKTVADFSLERDRIEYYYRLGRIYDAMNEDDTALKFYQNAINIGKNSNYHYAATSAIKMGVIYEEQNQPVKAREAYHHVFDFKNQQFKNSLEQKAKEGLKRLAAN encoded by the coding sequence ATGTTTCGCAAAGTATTATCTATCGCTCTCGTTTTTGTTTGTTTTAGTTCAACAGTTTTAGCAAACTTTGATTTTAACAGCAACTGTATCCATGCCTATAAAAGCATACTCGCGCTCCGTTTAAACGAAGGAAGGCTGCTAATTGATAAAGAGAAGGCACTGCACCCGCAAAACGCCATAACAACCCTGCTTGATAATTATTACGATTTTTTTTTAATACTCACCAACGAAAACAAGGCCGAGTTTGGAAAATTAAAAGAAAATAAAAGCATCCGCATAAACCGCCTGGAAGACGAAGACCCTAACTCGCCCTACTACAACTTTTGTATAGCACAGGTAAATTTACAATGGGCCCTGCTGCATAGCCATTTTGGCGAATATACTACCGCCGGTTTAGAAGTTAACCGGGCCTATCGTTTGCTACAAAGCAACAATAAAAAGTACCCGGCTTTTTTGCCCAATGGCATCCCGTTGGGTGTGGTAAATGTTTTATTAGGTTCATTACCGGGCGGCGCACTAAAATCAATTTTAAGTTTTTTAGGGATAAAGGGCGATACGCAAACAGGCGTTAAAATGCTTGAGCAATTATCGGTTGATTTACCAAAGTCGCCCTATTCGTATCATTACAACGAGCTGATCTATTACCTCACCTATATACAAACAGATGTAGTAAACAACCCGTTTGCGTACAGCAAAATGTTGCAAATGGTTACTGTTGCCGATAGTACAAGCCTCCTAACCGATTATATTAGGGGTTATGTGGCATTACGCACCGGCCATAGCGCGGAAGCTATTGGCTGGCTCCAAAACCGCCATCAGGGTAGTGATTACCTGCCGTACCCTTACCTTGATTATTTGATAGGCATTGCCAAGATGAACCGTGAAGATACTGGCGCCAATAATTACTTCTACAAATTTTTACAAAGCAATACCGGGGTGAACTTTATTAAGGATGCCTACCTGCATCTGGCCTGGAAATGTTTGCTTGAGGGCGATATACACCGATACAACGGTTTTATACAATTTGTAAAAGCAAAAGGCTATTTATTTAACGATAAAGACAAGCAAGCACTTGACGAAGCTAACGATACGGCCCCAAACTTGTTTTTACTGCGCGCCCGCTTACTATGCGATGGAGGTTTTTATGCCAGGGCCCTTGCTGCTTTAAAAGGCAAAACCGTTGCCGATTTTTCGCTTGAGCGCGATAGGATAGAATATTACTACAGATTGGGCCGTATTTACGACGCCATGAACGAGGACGACACCGCCCTGAAGTTTTACCAAAACGCCATTAATATAGGTAAAAACTCAAACTACCATTACGCGGCAACATCGGCAATAAAAATGGGGGTTATATACGAGGAACAAAACCAACCCGTAAAAGCACGCGAAGCCTACCACCATGTTTTTGATTTTAAAAACCAGCAGTTTAAAAACAGCCTCGAACAAAAAGCTAAAGAGGGCCTAAAACGCCTGGCCGCTAACTAA
- a CDS encoding zinc ribbon domain-containing protein: MEQTVEQKLKALYDLQTIHTKVDKIRQVRGELPMEVSDLEDDVAGLETRIQKIKSELDDLEDSIVTRKNLIRDAQANAKKYETQLNDVKNNREYDAISKEIEIQGLDIQVSEKKIKEYGFEITSKTQIYEKAVADLEERQKDLDVKKAELDTITAETQKEEQELVALADKAKGGIEERLLIAYTRLRQNAKNGLAVVTIQRDSCSGCFNQIPPQRQSDIRQRKKIIVCEHCGRILVDEQMALDAEPA; the protein is encoded by the coding sequence ATGGAACAAACCGTAGAACAGAAGCTTAAAGCTTTATACGACCTACAAACAATCCACACAAAGGTTGACAAAATACGCCAGGTAAGAGGTGAACTTCCAATGGAAGTTTCGGATCTGGAAGATGATGTTGCCGGGTTGGAAACTCGTATTCAAAAAATAAAAAGTGAATTAGATGACCTGGAAGACTCGATAGTTACCAGGAAAAATCTAATCAGAGATGCGCAGGCAAATGCTAAAAAGTATGAAACTCAGCTAAATGATGTTAAGAACAACCGTGAATATGATGCAATTTCGAAAGAAATTGAAATTCAAGGTCTTGATATCCAGGTGAGCGAAAAAAAGATTAAGGAATATGGTTTTGAAATAACCAGTAAAACCCAAATCTACGAAAAAGCAGTTGCCGACCTTGAAGAGCGCCAAAAAGACCTCGATGTGAAAAAAGCAGAATTGGATACCATTACTGCCGAAACACAAAAAGAAGAACAAGAATTGGTGGCTTTAGCCGATAAGGCAAAAGGTGGTATTGAAGAACGCTTGTTAATAGCTTACACCCGCTTGCGCCAAAATGCAAAAAATGGCCTGGCTGTAGTTACCATTCAGCGCGATTCGTGCTCGGGTTGCTTTAACCAGATCCCTCCGCAAAGACAGTCGGACATTCGTCAAAGAAAAAAAATCATTGTGTGCGAACATTGTGGACGTATTTTGGTTGACGAACAAATGGCTTTGGATGCCGAACCAGCTTAA
- a CDS encoding Nif3-like dinuclear metal center hexameric protein: MKLAELTSYLESIAPLSYQEDYDNCGLIVGSPEMEISQALVSLDCTEAVVDEAIAKNCQVIVSHHPIVFKGLKKFNGKTYVERVIEKAIKHNIAIYAIHTNLDSIDTGVNARICQTLGLQACRILLPKHGLLKKLVTFVPAAYAVKVRNALFAAGAGHIGNYSECSFNVDGTGTFKGNEGTQPFVGQPGSSHNEPEVRIETVYPANLESKILMALFMEHPYEEVAYDLYPITNQYQNVGSGMVGELETPMTELDFLQFVKYKMNASVIRHTNLRGKSVKNVAVCGGSGSFLLKHAIGAGADVFITADFKYHEFFDAEQKIVIADIGHFESEQFTQNLISEIIRKKFANFAVRLTEVNTNPIKYLI, translated from the coding sequence ATGAAACTTGCCGAACTTACCAGCTATCTCGAAAGCATTGCCCCGCTCAGCTATCAGGAAGATTACGATAACTGCGGCCTCATTGTGGGTAGCCCTGAAATGGAAATAAGCCAGGCCCTTGTATCGCTTGATTGTACCGAAGCTGTGGTTGACGAGGCTATTGCCAAAAACTGCCAGGTTATAGTATCGCACCACCCCATTGTATTTAAGGGACTGAAAAAATTTAACGGCAAAACCTATGTTGAGCGCGTTATTGAAAAAGCCATTAAGCACAACATAGCCATATACGCCATACACACCAATTTAGATAGTATTGATACCGGTGTAAACGCCCGCATTTGCCAAACCCTTGGTTTGCAGGCCTGCCGTATTTTATTGCCCAAACATGGCTTGTTAAAAAAGCTGGTTACTTTTGTTCCGGCGGCTTATGCGGTTAAGGTGCGCAATGCCTTGTTTGCAGCCGGGGCCGGCCATATTGGCAACTACAGCGAATGCAGCTTTAATGTCGATGGAACCGGAACCTTTAAAGGCAACGAAGGTACCCAACCATTTGTTGGCCAGCCGGGCAGCAGCCATAACGAGCCCGAAGTGAGGATAGAAACCGTTTACCCCGCAAACCTGGAAAGCAAAATACTGATGGCGCTTTTTATGGAACACCCTTACGAGGAGGTTGCTTACGATTTGTACCCCATTACCAACCAATACCAAAACGTAGGCTCGGGCATGGTAGGCGAATTGGAAACGCCCATGACCGAACTGGATTTTTTGCAGTTTGTAAAATATAAAATGAATGCAAGTGTGATAAGGCATACTAATTTGCGCGGTAAAAGCGTTAAAAACGTAGCGGTATGCGGAGGCTCGGGAAGCTTTTTATTGAAGCACGCTATTGGTGCCGGAGCGGACGTTTTTATAACGGCCGATTTTAAATATCATGAGTTTTTTGATGCCGAGCAAAAGATAGTTATTGCAGACATAGGACATTTTGAAAGTGAGCAATTTACGCAGAATTTAATATCTGAAATTATTCGAAAAAAATTTGCTAACTTCGCCGTCCGTTTAACAGAAGTAAATACAAACCCCATCAAATATTTGATTTAA
- a CDS encoding MarR family winged helix-turn-helix transcriptional regulator, with protein sequence MNEQNLALASELRTVIARLTKTMRRKSVWAEKLSLTERSTIASINQNGTVLASKLALMEKITTQSMSQILNHLFELGLITKTPSQTDKRKVLISLSDAGQNLLFKSRSEKEEWLNKVLTEHFTSDERELLSKAIAPLTRLVDFD encoded by the coding sequence ATGAACGAACAAAACCTGGCTTTAGCTTCCGAATTACGAACGGTAATTGCACGCCTTACCAAAACAATGCGCCGAAAATCGGTTTGGGCCGAAAAGCTTTCGTTAACCGAGCGATCAACCATTGCTTCCATCAACCAAAACGGAACGGTGCTGGCAAGCAAACTGGCCCTTATGGAAAAGATAACCACGCAATCTATGTCGCAAATTTTAAATCATTTGTTTGAGCTGGGGCTGATTACCAAAACACCTTCCCAAACCGATAAACGCAAAGTTTTGATCTCACTGTCTGATGCCGGGCAAAATTTGCTTTTCAAATCGCGCAGCGAAAAGGAAGAATGGCTAAACAAAGTTTTAACAGAACATTTTACCAGCGACGAGCGCGAACTGCTAAGCAAAGCGATAGCACCACTAACCCGTTTGGTTGATTTTGATTGA
- a CDS encoding MFS transporter produces MTINTFNAFRSRNYRLYFAGQSISLIGTWMQKTAVSWVIYELTHSKFMLGVTLFASMFPSFLFSFIGGVAADRYNRYRLLLATQVASMAQAILITALVFFKHYSVWEIITLSAILGLINAFDVPARQSLVYEMVDDKADLPNALALNSSMVNLSRLIGPGIAGIIIEKLGDDVCFGLNAISFIAVIGSILMMRLPAYVKKPHTKNVFGELKEGFVYIKNTPSISFILIMLAAISLFVLPYSTLIPVYAKDIFHGTASTFGVIDSVIGLGAFSGAMFLASLKPGMNLKKILAINTLIFGAGLALFSHETYYYLALVFATFSGFGMMSQITISNTLIQTTVAPEMRGRVISFYAMAFFGMQPLGGLIIGGVSQWIGVQNTMLAEGGIALLIGLVHLRFLKKAKLNKKQTPLMEQPPVTALQ; encoded by the coding sequence ATGACTATAAATACCTTCAATGCCTTCCGCAGCCGCAACTACAGGTTGTATTTTGCCGGGCAATCAATATCGCTCATTGGCACCTGGATGCAAAAAACCGCCGTAAGCTGGGTTATATACGAGCTAACACATTCTAAATTTATGCTGGGGGTTACGCTTTTTGCAAGCATGTTCCCCTCGTTTTTATTCTCGTTCATTGGTGGCGTTGCTGCCGATAGGTACAACCGTTACCGCCTTTTACTGGCAACCCAGGTAGCATCAATGGCACAGGCCATTTTAATAACAGCACTGGTATTTTTTAAACATTATTCCGTTTGGGAAATTATCACGCTGAGTGCTATACTGGGTTTAATAAACGCCTTTGATGTACCTGCCCGGCAATCGTTAGTGTACGAAATGGTTGATGATAAGGCAGATTTGCCGAATGCCCTCGCGCTCAATTCGTCTATGGTAAACCTATCGCGCCTTATTGGCCCCGGTATAGCGGGTATTATTATCGAAAAATTAGGCGATGATGTTTGCTTTGGTTTAAACGCTATAAGCTTTATTGCCGTAATAGGTTCTATTTTGATGATGCGCCTGCCGGCCTATGTTAAAAAGCCGCACACCAAAAATGTTTTCGGCGAATTAAAAGAAGGCTTTGTGTATATCAAAAATACGCCGTCAATCAGCTTTATATTAATTATGCTGGCAGCTATCAGTTTGTTTGTTTTGCCTTACAGCACGTTAATACCGGTTTATGCTAAAGATATTTTTCACGGCACGGCATCAACTTTCGGGGTTATTGATAGCGTTATAGGGTTGGGCGCATTTTCGGGGGCAATGTTTTTGGCTTCGCTGAAACCGGGCATGAACCTTAAAAAGATACTCGCCATTAACACGTTGATATTTGGCGCGGGCCTGGCTTTGTTTTCGCACGAAACCTATTATTACCTCGCCCTTGTATTTGCAACCTTTAGCGGCTTCGGTATGATGTCGCAAATAACCATCAGTAACACGCTGATACAAACCACCGTTGCGCCCGAAATGCGAGGCCGCGTTATCAGCTTTTACGCAATGGCCTTTTTTGGTATGCAGCCTTTAGGTGGCCTTATTATTGGCGGGGTATCGCAATGGATAGGCGTGCAAAATACCATGCTTGCCGAAGGCGGCATTGCCTTGCTGATAGGCTTAGTACACCTTCGCTTTTTAAAGAAAGCCAAACTCAACAAAAAACAAACGCCGCTAATGGAACAGCCTCCGGTAACGGCTCTGCAATAA
- a CDS encoding isochorismatase family protein yields the protein MVTSLDKNTALVLIDLQKGIIALPLAHPVAGVLANAAKLVEAFRKAGQPIVVVNVNTGNAKWTKSRKDSKQGAFTPPENWLEIADEIKTEATDIFITKHTWNAFYETAIDEELKKRDITGIVLAGIATSIGVEGTARAASERGYNITFATDAMTDMVAEAHDNSIKIIFPRIGEADTTDKIIEMLG from the coding sequence ATGGTAACTTCATTAGACAAAAACACAGCTTTAGTGCTAATCGACCTGCAAAAAGGTATAATAGCACTTCCGCTGGCACACCCCGTAGCCGGCGTTTTAGCTAACGCGGCTAAATTGGTTGAGGCCTTTCGTAAAGCCGGGCAGCCTATTGTTGTAGTAAACGTTAATACGGGCAATGCAAAATGGACCAAATCCCGTAAGGATTCTAAACAGGGCGCATTTACGCCTCCGGAAAACTGGCTCGAAATTGCCGACGAGATTAAAACCGAAGCAACTGATATTTTTATCACCAAACATACCTGGAATGCTTTTTACGAAACCGCTATTGACGAGGAATTAAAAAAACGGGATATTACAGGCATCGTTTTAGCCGGAATAGCAACCAGTATTGGTGTTGAAGGCACGGCCCGCGCAGCAAGTGAGCGTGGCTACAACATCACATTTGCAACAGATGCCATGACGGATATGGTTGCCGAGGCACACGATAACAGCATCAAAATAATTTTCCCGAGGATAGGAGAGGCTGATACTACCGATAAAATAATTGAAATGTTGGGATAG
- a CDS encoding DUF4199 domain-containing protein has translation MKNAIISGAIIGVLSGLWIFIMHWSGVTTGPQHDLKPIEYTSGLIPLLGLFFGVRNYRENYLGGEMSFFEGLIESFKILLAGGVIAVTAAILYINYVNAGTLADFSGQMFGALLLGLLFSLGVSLLLMNKNKAI, from the coding sequence ATGAAAAATGCAATTATCAGCGGTGCCATTATAGGTGTGCTTAGTGGGCTTTGGATATTTATAATGCACTGGAGTGGAGTAACAACCGGGCCGCAGCACGATTTAAAGCCTATTGAATATACATCGGGCTTAATTCCGCTATTGGGGCTTTTCTTTGGTGTACGCAATTACCGCGAAAACTACCTTGGCGGCGAAATGAGCTTTTTTGAAGGACTTATTGAAAGTTTTAAAATATTACTTGCAGGTGGCGTAATAGCTGTTACTGCCGCCATTTTGTATATCAATTATGTAAATGCAGGTACTCTTGCCGATTTTTCCGGCCAAATGTTCGGGGCTTTATTATTGGGTTTGCTGTTCTCGCTTGGCGTATCTTTATTGCTGATGAACAAAAACAAAGCCATTTAA